tgtcatgtgctttattctattatttgtctgcttgtcttctttcatttttagccaggcgttgtcagtttattttcgatttatgagtttgactgtcccttttgtatctttcgtccctcttttataactGTTTATCTTACACACCTGTTTAATATTACAGACTGAATCCACTACACAATATCCTAACACTATTCCAAGAAATGAGGAAACAGATGAACACCAAAAGCCTAATCAACcgaatattttcaactttccTAAAAGGCCGTTCGGCAAAATCTATTGAATATAGATCATTTAAACCAGTTtggtttgaaaatgaaaatgaagataAAGCTTATTGTCACCCTTGCCAAATTGCATCTAGAAAGAGACTGATAAAATCTTCAAAAGCCagtcaagtttttatttcaactgGATTCAGCAACTGGAATGATGCACACAGGTGTTTTGGAAAGCATGAGCAATCAGAATGCCACCTAGAAgctttacaaaaattaaatgtagACAAATCTTCCACAGACATAGGACTAACAAGTCGGTGATGTAAGAGAAAACAACAGGTCGTGTTTTATGACAATTTTGTCAAACCTTCAATTTCTCAGTCGACAGGGTTTACCATTTAGAGGATCATCTGATGATTCAGATTCAAATTTTGTCCAATTGAATCTTCTACGATGCGAAGACAACCAGAATTTCAGGGAATGGCTCACAAGAAAAAGTGACAAGTACACTTCACCTGACATCCAAAATGAAATCTTAAAGATCATGGCTCAGATGATTGTACGGGAAATTTCGGACAATATTCGAAAGTCGTCATATTTTGCATTGATGGTAGATACAACTACAGATGTTGCCAATAAGGAGCAACTAGATGTATGCTTGAGATGGATTGATCAAGCACTAGATGTACATGAAGACTTTATTGGTTTGTACCAGATTGATAATACATCTGCTCAAACAATAACTGATTCAATACAGGACGCTCTAGTTAGATTGAACATAAATTTATCACAATGCCGAGGTCAGACATATGATGGCGCTAGTGCAATGTCAGGCCCAAAGAGTGGTGTTCAAAAAAGAATTAAAGACGAGCAACCGAAGGCGCTATATAACCACTGTCACGGTCATCGTTTGAATCTAGCTTGCTCTGATAacatcaaaaagacaaaaatcatGTGTGATGCCCTTGATACAACATATGAAATTACTAAACTTGTTAAAAAGTCTTCTCAACGGGATACACAATTAGATAAGATTAGAAAAGTTGAGCTGTTGGAATCTGACGATGGTAACTACTCTGGAATAATTAACAACCATGAATTAATGATGAAGCTCTGGGAATGGTCTTTAGACAGATTCATGATACTGACATGAAGGCAAGGATTAGGGGTGTACAATCACACATGCTTAGATTTGACTTTTTCTTTGGACTTACTCTAGGTGAGTGTCTACGAAATGCAGACAATTTAAGTGCAGACCTTCCGTCAAAGGATTTGTCTGCTGCTGAAGGAAAAAGCATGGACATGAAAACCGTAAAAGCAATATCCCTAATGCGATCGGATGAAGCATATGGACTCTTTTGGCAGAAGGTGATTCAAAATGCTGAGCGGAAAGGAGTAGCAGAACCATGTTTGCCGAGGCAAAAAAGAATGCCTGCTCGCTTTGAAACTGGAAATGCAGCCCCCGAATATCATGATACAACACAAGCATATTTTCACCAGATCTACTATGAGGCAATAGACCATTTAGTGAATGCGATCGAGGACAGGTTTGACACACCTGATTTTGCAATTTATGCAA
The genomic region above belongs to Mytilus trossulus isolate FHL-02 chromosome 7, PNRI_Mtr1.1.1.hap1, whole genome shotgun sequence and contains:
- the LOC134726075 gene encoding zinc finger MYM-type protein 1-like; the encoded protein is MTILSNLQFLSRQGLPFRGSSDDSDSNFVQLNLLRCEDNQNFREWLTRKSDKYTSPDIQNEILKIMAQMIVREISDNIRKSSYFALMVDTTTDVANKEQLDVCLRWIDQALDVHEDFIGLYQIDNTSAQTITDSIQDALVRLNINLSQCRGQTYDGASAMSGPKSGVQKRIKDEQPKALYNHCHGHRLNLACSDNIKKTKIMCDALDTTYEITKLVKKSSQRDTQLDKIRKVELLESDDGNYSGIINNHELMMKLWEWSLDRFMILT